One stretch of Thermus thermamylovorans DNA includes these proteins:
- a CDS encoding efflux RND transporter periplasmic adaptor subunit has protein sequence MRRGWVLLGALLLAGAFWAFRPRPEPPREEPPQVVRAVRGEVRATVLASGTLEAWRVQEVYPAVSGTLAWIAAEGQGVAAGEPLARLDPEPFRRRVAEAEAAWARAEASLALARVQGEGGLASLRAALRGAELARAEAEEALEAARRHLEGARTVYAAGGLSRQALLEAEEAHRRAERALLRAEEDLRAQREALAQREAQLREELRGQEAALAQARLALEEARAALEAATLRAPFPGTVLRVAASPGAQVGPGTPLLALGEGEAFRLVLEVDETEVARVRPGQRVRATFEAFPGQAFLGEVAAVSPRGELVSNIPVFRVSVRLPPDPRLRPGMTGDGEIVVEEARDVLVLPRRAVERARGQAFVTVLRPDGSTERVPVRLGLEGPTQVAVLEGLAEGDQVLLPQRPAGSRPAGSGGGVRLPLPGVGR, from the coding sequence GTGAGGCGCGGGTGGGTCCTGCTGGGGGCGCTCCTCCTCGCGGGGGCCTTTTGGGCCTTCCGCCCCCGGCCGGAGCCCCCTCGGGAGGAGCCCCCCCAGGTGGTGCGGGCGGTCCGGGGGGAGGTGCGGGCCACCGTCCTGGCCTCGGGGACCCTCGAGGCCTGGCGGGTGCAGGAGGTGTACCCTGCGGTCTCCGGCACCCTGGCCTGGATCGCCGCGGAGGGGCAGGGGGTGGCGGCGGGGGAGCCCCTGGCGCGGCTGGATCCCGAGCCCTTCCGGCGTCGGGTGGCGGAGGCCGAGGCCGCCTGGGCCCGGGCGGAGGCCTCCTTGGCCCTGGCCCGGGTTCAGGGGGAGGGGGGCCTGGCCTCCCTGAGGGCCGCCCTCCGCGGGGCGGAGCTCGCCCGGGCGGAAGCGGAGGAGGCCCTGGAGGCCGCCCGGAGGCACCTGGAGGGGGCCCGCACCGTCTACGCGGCAGGGGGGCTGAGCCGCCAGGCCCTCCTGGAGGCGGAGGAGGCCCACCGCCGGGCGGAGCGGGCCCTTCTCCGGGCCGAGGAGGACCTCCGGGCCCAGCGGGAGGCCCTGGCCCAGCGGGAGGCCCAGTTGCGGGAGGAGCTCCGGGGCCAGGAGGCGGCCTTGGCCCAGGCCCGCCTGGCCCTGGAGGAAGCCCGGGCGGCCCTGGAGGCCGCCACCCTGCGGGCCCCCTTCCCGGGCACCGTCTTGCGGGTGGCGGCCAGCCCCGGGGCCCAGGTGGGCCCCGGCACCCCTCTCCTGGCCCTGGGGGAGGGGGAGGCCTTCCGGCTGGTCCTGGAGGTGGACGAGACCGAGGTGGCCCGGGTGCGCCCCGGCCAGCGGGTCCGGGCCACCTTCGAAGCCTTTCCCGGCCAGGCCTTTCTGGGGGAGGTGGCGGCGGTGAGCCCCCGGGGGGAGCTGGTGAGCAACATCCCCGTCTTCCGGGTGAGCGTCCGCCTGCCCCCCGACCCCCGCCTGCGCCCGGGGATGACGGGGGACGGGGAGATCGTGGTGGAGGAGGCCCGGGATGTCCTCGTCCTGCCCCGGCGGGCGGTGGAGCGGGCCCGCGGCCAGGCCTTCGTCACCGTCCTGCGGCCCGACGGTTCCACCGAGCGGGTCCCGGTCCGCCTGGGCCTGGAGGGCCCCACCCAGGTGGCGGTGCTGGAGGGGCTTGCCGAGGGGGACCAGGTCCTCC
- a CDS encoding TolC family protein: MKRLAIPLLLGLPALAQPALDFPGAWEVALGQNPGYRNALISRESAAAELRALEADPGTLVLPLTQARQALALAEVAVAQRRLSLLQEVLAAYAALLEAQEREGVLRAQRALAERNLAVVRARKEVGNATELDLVRAEAELRAVALALEGLAAQRLALKRTLEAALGAGLPPGVRLAPLPEPGPPGLSLEELALGLEERLPALVEARQAVALAELQVRLADNDYTPRLALERARAGLEAARGSWANLRAQALSGLEAAHAQAQAAWNGVQTAREGLANQERALAVARSAFAAGTVSRLELEREEVALLQARQALLEAHNAYWRALAALGVAAGRDLTGFLEVGR, from the coding sequence GGAGGTGGCCCTGGGGCAGAACCCCGGCTACCGGAACGCCCTGATCTCCCGGGAAAGCGCCGCGGCGGAGCTCAGGGCCCTGGAGGCCGACCCCGGCACCCTGGTCCTCCCCCTTACCCAGGCCCGGCAGGCCCTGGCCCTGGCGGAGGTGGCCGTGGCCCAGCGGCGCCTTTCCCTCCTGCAGGAGGTGCTCGCTGCCTACGCCGCCCTCTTGGAGGCCCAGGAGCGGGAGGGGGTGTTGCGGGCGCAAAGGGCCCTGGCGGAGCGGAACCTGGCGGTGGTGCGGGCCAGGAAGGAGGTGGGCAACGCCACCGAGCTGGACCTGGTCCGGGCGGAGGCCGAGCTGCGGGCGGTGGCCCTGGCCCTGGAGGGGCTTGCCGCCCAGCGCCTGGCCCTCAAGCGGACCCTGGAGGCGGCCCTGGGGGCAGGCCTCCCTCCCGGGGTCCGCCTGGCCCCCCTGCCGGAGCCCGGCCCCCCGGGCCTTTCCCTGGAGGAGCTGGCCCTGGGCCTGGAGGAGCGGCTTCCCGCCCTGGTGGAGGCCCGGCAGGCGGTGGCGCTGGCCGAGCTCCAGGTGCGCCTGGCGGACAACGACTACACCCCCCGCCTGGCCCTGGAGCGGGCCCGGGCGGGGCTGGAGGCCGCCCGGGGGAGCTGGGCCAACCTCCGGGCCCAGGCCCTCTCCGGCCTGGAGGCCGCCCACGCCCAGGCCCAGGCGGCCTGGAACGGGGTGCAGACCGCCCGGGAGGGCCTGGCCAACCAGGAGCGGGCCCTGGCGGTGGCCCGGTCCGCCTTCGCCGCGGGCACGGTGAGCCGGCTGGAGCTGGAGCGGGAGGAGGTGGCCCTCCTCCAGGCCCGGCAGGCCCTCCTGGAGGCCCACAACGCCTACTGGCGGGCCCTGGCCGCCCTGGGGGTGGCCGCAGGGCGGGACCTCACGGGCTTCCTGGAGGTGGGGCGGTGA